A window from Rhineura floridana isolate rRhiFlo1 chromosome 17, rRhiFlo1.hap2, whole genome shotgun sequence encodes these proteins:
- the TMEM114 gene encoding transmembrane protein 114 isoform X2, with protein MKVTLNTVTLLAALAAFVSFSFLVAAISTDFWYLIDASKLEKLSNRTDSLSSHSGLWRTCQFKKTCFPLGNPFKHERTNITSLHKHLMNMRGTVVILLPLSLILMIFGGMTGFISILAQAYFLLVFTGLLFLFGALITLAGVSIYITCSAAGFRETIFLLRSKRLQENVSIHFGWSLAFAWLSLAAEVLAGLAFLLMARMIGLKQRQDSTI; from the exons ATGAAAGTCACACTGAACACGGTCACCCTCTTGGCAGCCCTGGCTGCCTTCGTAAGCTTCAGCTTCTTGGTAGCAGCCATCAGCACCGACTTTTGGTACCTCATTGACGCTTCCAAGCTGGAGAAGCTCAGCAACCGCACAGACAGCCTGAGCTCCCACTCAGGTCTCTGGAGGACGTGCCAAT TTAAGAAGACCTGTTTCCCTTTGGGAAACCCCTTTAAGCATGAGAGAACAAACATCACCTCATTGCATAAGCACCTCATGA ATATGCGTGGGACAGTTGTGATcctgctgcctctcagcctcatcttGATGATCTTTGGAGGAATGACTGGCTTCATCAGTATCCTTGCACAGGCTTACTTTCTCCTGGTGTTCACcggcctgctttttctctttggAG CTCTCATCACACTAGCCGGGGTCAGCATCTACATCACTTGCTCTGCCGCAGGCTTCAGGGAGACCATCTTTCTTCTGAGGAGCAAGAGGCTTCAGGAAAACGTCAGCATCCATTTTGGCTGGTCGCTGGCCTTCGCCTGGCTCTCTTTGGCTGCTGAGGTCCTCGCTGGGCTGGCGTTCCTCCTGATGGCCAGGATGATAGGCTTGAAGCAAAGGCAGGACTCCACCATATGA
- the TMEM114 gene encoding transmembrane protein 114 isoform X1 translates to MKVTLNTVTLLAALAAFVSFSFLVAAISTDFWYLIDASKLEKLSNRTDSLSSHSGLWRTCQFKKTCFPLGNPFKHERTNITSLHKHLMKGSSKVSKGLCFPTDMRGTVVILLPLSLILMIFGGMTGFISILAQAYFLLVFTGLLFLFGALITLAGVSIYITCSAAGFRETIFLLRSKRLQENVSIHFGWSLAFAWLSLAAEVLAGLAFLLMARMIGLKQRQDSTI, encoded by the exons ATGAAAGTCACACTGAACACGGTCACCCTCTTGGCAGCCCTGGCTGCCTTCGTAAGCTTCAGCTTCTTGGTAGCAGCCATCAGCACCGACTTTTGGTACCTCATTGACGCTTCCAAGCTGGAGAAGCTCAGCAACCGCACAGACAGCCTGAGCTCCCACTCAGGTCTCTGGAGGACGTGCCAAT TTAAGAAGACCTGTTTCCCTTTGGGAAACCCCTTTAAGCATGAGAGAACAAACATCACCTCATTGCATAAGCACCTCATGA agggctcTTCAAAAGTGAGCAAAGGCTTGTGTTTCCCTACAGATATGCGTGGGACAGTTGTGATcctgctgcctctcagcctcatcttGATGATCTTTGGAGGAATGACTGGCTTCATCAGTATCCTTGCACAGGCTTACTTTCTCCTGGTGTTCACcggcctgctttttctctttggAG CTCTCATCACACTAGCCGGGGTCAGCATCTACATCACTTGCTCTGCCGCAGGCTTCAGGGAGACCATCTTTCTTCTGAGGAGCAAGAGGCTTCAGGAAAACGTCAGCATCCATTTTGGCTGGTCGCTGGCCTTCGCCTGGCTCTCTTTGGCTGCTGAGGTCCTCGCTGGGCTGGCGTTCCTCCTGATGGCCAGGATGATAGGCTTGAAGCAAAGGCAGGACTCCACCATATGA